The nucleotide sequence CTGCATCACCAAGGCACTCGTTAGTCAATATGGTCCGAATACATTGTTTGTTTTAGAAGATCTTTCTGGCGTAAGAACAGCAACCGAAAAGGTTCGTAAAAAGAATCGATACGTATCCGTATCCTGGTCTTTTGGCCAGTTTAGTAACTTCATAGAATACAAGTCTTTGATGAACCAATCGGGGGTTCTGTTTGTCGATCCAGCCTATACGTCTCAGACTTGTCCGAAATGCAGTCATCGCGATAAAACAAACCGCCATAAAAAGATCCACACCTTCTGTTGTAAAAGGTGCGAATATCGTTCTAATGATGATCGCGTTGCTGCGATGAATCTCTATCATAAGGGAAGCCAGTACCTTAGAGGATCTACCCAGCAAGCTGGATAGATAGGGTATTTGTCAATATGCCCACGATGTGACACCACGCTGCAGCAGTTTGGTAGCGAAAAGGGATAGGAGCTCGAAGAGCGTTGGTACTATCGGGTAGTCACAAGCTCCATCAAAATCTATGATTTAGTTGGAGTAATTGACATGGACTCATAAATGATGGAAAGCAATGGATTGATATGCTAATCGACCGAAATAAAACTTCACATATTTATGAAGAGGCAGAAGCAAGATTAATTTATGAAAAAATCACTAAAACCTATAATAAATTGCTGTTAGATCTTTCTGAAGTAATGGGTGAAAAGATAGGGAATATAGTTAAAACGGAATAGCTAAACGTGTACCCATAGCTTATTTTCTAAATATGATGACAGGCGAGATAAAAAGATTGGTTAACAAAGCCCCTTTGGCAGGGGGGACTTTTTCATACATTTCGAGACAACATTTTTCTAATCATTCTTATCTGACCTCTATGATTAATTTCGTCTTCAAATACGTGAAACCAGATGAAATAGTTATTAGATGGGTGGTTATCCCATAGCCTATTCTCGTACAACCAATCGTCATTTAGATTAGCAAATTTTTGCAAGGTTCTACTTCTAACTTCTTCAAGTTTGGAAATATAAAACTCTAGTGAATATCCTTTTATGTCTTCTCTGCCTTTTTCTCCAAGACTATACGGTGCACCCCACTCCGCCATCTCTTGCTCATTCGGACTCCTGCCATCAAAAATTTCTATTTGGAACCCTTTTTCAACGGCCGCCATATGGTATAAAAGTGCTCCGATGCTATTTCCGTCCTTACTTGGTAAAAAATCTAATTCGTAAGTCGTTAAATCTCTGACAGCTTCTAAAGTTGTTTTCCTTACATAATTCATTTGAGAGACAAGATGACCTATTTGGGGAGTAAAACCTTCTATTTTATCTATCTTTAATTCCTTCATAAACTACACCTCATTCCAACAATCTTATATATATTTTAGCACTCATTACTATTCCTTCGAAGGATTAATATGAACCGAATCATTAACCATTATTTAGTAGTGGTCTTTTCTCCTATCACTTGGACTTATTTTCCATGCACAATCCTTCTTTAGACTTATGTCATATAACAGTTCTTTGTCATGAATAGAGATTTGTAATATACAGATAATCTTTATTTCAAGTTTTTAATAAAGTTTAAAATTATATAGCATTGTCGTTACAAAAACTGCTACTTTCTGTCGATTGTTATCAATCTATGAAACTGGATAATAGGATATAGGGGAGAAACAGCACAAGGAGGAATTCATCATGGATAGATTTAGAAAAGGTATGGTAGCAGTGTTCGCCGTACTACTTACATTTTTCCTAGCTACTAATCCAGTAGCGGCGAGTAACCAGGACACGAAAGAAGTTTCTAATGACTCTGATCAACTAAATATCGATCAATTATTTAGCTGGTTTGAAGTTTTTGATTTTGAGAAGTTGCTAGAGTGGTATCGTGCAGAACAACAAGGGCAAACAGAACAACAATCTGAAGAAACTCCCCAGGAAGAAACAAAAGTAGAAGAACCAACAGAAGAAAATACATCTGGTCAGGAAGAATCAACTAGTGTAAAAGAAGGCCAAACCGAAGAAGAGAAGCCTGCTTCATCAGAAGTTCATGCATTTGAACAAGAAGTGGTGGAGTTAACGAACAAAGAAAGAAAAAACCAAGGATTGAAACCCCTTGAGCTTTCCGAGGAAGTAAGTAAGGTAGCTCGTGCAAAATCACAAGACATGGTTGATAAAAACTACTTTAGCCACCAGTCTCCAACCTATGGTTCACCATTTAATATGATGAATGAGTTTGAAATAAACTATCGTACAGCAGGTGAAAATATTGCAAAGGGACAACGTACTCCAGCGGAAGTAGTCAAAGCTTGGATGAATAGTGCAGGTCACCGTGCAAACATTTTAAATGCAGAATTCACTCACATCGGTGTAGGCTTCGTCGAGGCCAATGGAACTACTTACTGGACACAGATGTTTATTGGACAATAAAGGAATGGCAAAAAACCTATTTCTCAGTGGAAAACCTTGAGAAATAGGTTTTTTTGATTTAAGATATTCGATTGTTTTTAACTAATTTACACAAGAAATCCCCTTCAAAATCTATATTTAGTGGGAGTAGTTCACTTATTTATTGCCTTATAAACAGTATCGGCAATCTCTCTAGCCAAACCACCGGTACTAGGATATGATCCACTTGCTAAAGGCCCATTATGTTGTTTATTCGTGAGTACAATGATTTGAAGATCATAGGCAGGATCTAATACGATTTGTGTGCCTGTGAATCCAGTATGGCCAAAGGCTCGATCAGAATGGTAATCTCCCATGTACCAGGATTTATTTTTCTCCCAACCATATCCTTGACCGAATCGTTGAGGAGAAGTAAAGGTGTCGATGGTTTCCTTATCGTATAGGGTTACTTTTCCATAGTTTCCGTTATTAAGCATTGTTTGACCCAAGATTGCTAAATCCTTAGCAGTAGAAAATAAACCAGCATGGCCTGCTACACCGTTATTTGCGTAAAAGCTATTCCCATCGTTCACTTCACCAACAAGCGTGTAGTCACGCCATCTTGTAAAGTCGTCTGCATCCGCATCCACGTAATACCCAAAGTTTGGATCATCAATCATCTTGTACTCGTAAGCGTTTCCCCATGATGTAGCTGCGATGCGCTTATTCGTTTTATTCGAGGCATTAAACATGGTATCTTTCATTTTCAGAGGATCATAGATGGCATCTTCTAAGTATTCATCTAACCTCTGATTGGTAACAGCTTCGATGATAAATCCTAATGTCATAAAGCTAAAATCACTGTAACGCCTATCTGTCCCAGTTTCATATTCTAATGGCAATTGATTAATATAATGTAGCACTTCTTCAGGTTTGTCTGCATACAAGTAGGTTGGTTCCCAAGGAGTTAAGCCAGAAGTATGGGTAAGTAAATCAGCTATGGTTACATTTTCTTTTCCCATCTGTCCAAACTCGGGAAGGTACTTTACGACTTTATCCTCTATAGAAATTGCTCCTTCCGAAACTAACTTCATGATGCCTTGTGTCGTTCCCATAACTTTTGTAATAGATGCCAAGTCAAATATGGTGTGCTTGGTCATCTTTTTAGGATTATGGATTAATTGTCCCATATCATATTTATAGGCGTATCCATACGCAGATTCTTTAATAATTTTATTGTCTTTTGCGACTAATACTACAGCACCAGGAGTTATTCCTTCTTTTAGTGCTTGTGTAACAATTTTATCAATTTCTTTTAATTCAGACTTGTCTACGCCGACCGACTGTGGTGATCCATGTGTTAATTTTTTTGATTGTTGCTGAGCCTGTACGGATTGGATTGGAATACTTATTATGGAGAAAATAGTAATCAGACAGAGCAATAACCATCTTTTTTTATTCATAAAACCTACCCCCTGTATAATATTAATGTCATTCTATGATTGCTAGACAAATACAATGATAGTGAAGTAAAAGATACTACTTACGGTCTATACAAAAGTGATTTCATAAATTGGAGTTCATTATGGTATTAAGTAGATGTTTTGAGTTTCTTGTTGCTTAGGAAATTACAAAATTTGCTATGTGTGGATAACATGTAGCAGCTAGCTACATCCAGCTCCAGCGCCCAGCGACTAGCGAGACTACCCTCACCTTCGTACGATAACTATTTGACGTAGGTCAAATATCCTAACCTCTCGAGGAAGGAAGGCCAGCTAAACCCGGGCTCCTGAGCCCGACGTTGGCATACCCCTTTGAAGGGACATGTTTCCTTTATCTCCTACGTAAGAATGTTCGATTTAAACCGCCGCTCCTGAGCGGCAAGTCGAACCACCTGGCAGGCCAGGCGCAGTCCGTACGTGGCCCCGAAAAGGGTTCTGCAGACGTTGTCCGCAAAGGACGGTCTTAGTCTGTAATCCTTAAACCCGAGCTTTTGTTCTTGCTTTCAATAATGTAAACGCTTATACTTATAATATACAAAATTTAGTATATTGATTTGAGGTAGTGAATATGTGGGAAAAGTTTTATTCAAAAAATGGCCTAACAGCCAAATATATTGCAAAGGAATTATTAGATGTTGAGGTAGGGGAGAAGATTCCTAGAGTAACAGATTATAGTGAGAAATTGTCCATTGGAAGAGGAACGGTGCAAATTGCACTTGAATTGCTGGAAGAACTAAAAGCGATTCGATTAGAGGCAAGGGGACATCTGGGTACCTTTTTAATGGATAAAGATATTGAGCTACTTCAGGAAATAGCAGGTATTTCCCCGTTAGTAGGTTCCATGCCGTTACCTTATTCCAGAAAATACGAGGGTCTTGCTACAGGCATGGTTGGAGCTTTTGAAGAAATGGGTAAAAAACTAAATATGTCTTATATGCGTGGGGGCTTGAACAGGCTAGAAGCGGTCCGCACGAAGCGAAGTGATTTCGCAATTGTGTCCATGATGACAGCGGATAATAGTCTTTCTAAGTACCCCAACTTAAAAATAATGAAAAAACTAGGAGAGAACAGTTATGTCTCCTCTCACAAAATCTTTCTAGCAGATGTGAATGAGACAGTGGTTAGAAGCGGGATGACAGTCGGAGTTGACATGGATTCATTGGATCAAAAGGAATTGACCTTTAGCGAATTTGAAGGCATGGACGTGACCTATGTGCATATTAATTACATGCAGCTATACGATATGCTCGATTCTAAGAAAATAGATGCAGCAGTTTGGAGTTTAGATGATAAACGAATTACAAAGACGTTTCCATCCATCAATTTTCAATCCTCTAAAGCAATTAAAATCTCAAAAGATACATCAGAAGCGGTTATTGTTATAGATCGTGAAAGAGAAGAAGAAATTTCAGAGAAATGGGGATCTGTAGAGATAGAAAAAATTCTAGTGTTTCAACAGGAAGTTGAATCTGGAAAAAGAATCCCGAAGTATTAGAAGACTACTAAGGTTACTGATTAGGAGATTTGTAAAACATAAAGGGAGAGAGACGCATGTTGCATGATGGAATAACCTATATGCATGAGCACACAACCATTGACCTGTCTGAGGTTAAAAATAACGAAGATTGTCAGTTGGATGTATTCTCGGAAACAGTAAAAGAATATAAAAAGTTATACGACAAAGGGGTACGAAATATTGTTGATGTAACCAATTTTGGTATGGGAAGAAATATCCCCTTCGTTCAAGAGGTTGCGGAAGAAAGCGGTATCAATATTATCTTTTCTACTGGCTTTTACCAAGAAAAATTTTACCCCATTCAAGTATTCCGAGAAACAAGAGAACAACTAGCCGAACGAATGATAAAAGAAATAACGGATGGAATAAAAGGGACTAAAGTGAAGGCTGACATTATCGGAGAAATTGGAACTAGTCATAATAAATGGACAGAAATGGAAAGAAAAGTTTTTGAAGCAGTGGTTATTGCTCATAAAGAAACGAGTAAGCCAATAACCACACATACTTCTTTGGGGACATTAGGACACGAACAAATAGCATTTTTTAAAGAGCATGATGTGGATCTTAACCGAGTGATAATTGGCCATGTTGATTTAACTGGGGATGCAGATTACATTCTGCATATGCTTAAAGAAGGCGCTTATGTAGAATTTGATACCATCGGAAAAGAAAATTACATGCCAGACCAGGTACGTGCAGATATTTTAAAAATCATACAAGAAAAAGGCTATATGGATCAGGTATTAGTGTCCATGGACATCACTAGAAAGTCCCATCTCGAGTACAAGGATGGTTTAGGATATTCCTATTTATTAGATACATTTGTTCCTCTTCTTGAACGCACCGGTATTACAGATGAGTCCATTGATAAATTGCTGACAAAGAACCCTATCACATTTATGAAAGGGTGAGGTGAAATGTTAAGAACTACACCATTAAAAAGCTTAACACTTGAAGAAGCACAGAGAAGACAATTCTCGTTGATAGATGTCATTACTAGGCATTTTCGAGGGAAAGAAATCTTGTCACTTGGTGATTTAGGAGTCATAAAAGGAATTAATAGACCGACATACACAAAGAAAGTGGAAGATGTTTTAGCAGAATTTTTTGGTGTTGAACGTGCAAAGTTAGTTCGAGGTGCTGGCACGGGGGCATTAAGATACGGCTTTATGAGTTTCCTAAAACCAAATCAAAAATTGTTGGTACACGACGCTCCAATCTATCAAACTACTAAAACGACTCTGGATTCGATGGGAGTTATACCTGTTACCGTAGATTTTCATAAGCATGAAGAAGTTAAATCTACTATTCTTAATAACACGGATATAAAAGGAGTTCTGATTCAACATACTCGCCAAAGGATAGATGATTATTACGACTTAGCTGAAATCATACACATTATTAAATCAATAAAACCTTCCCTCGTTGCTATAACCGATGATAATTATGCTGCCATGAAAGTGGATCAAGTTGGTGTGCAAATGGGTGCAGATTTAACAACCTTCTCTCTTTTTAAGTTACTGGGACCAGAAGGTATAGGTCTCGTCTTAGGAAGAGCAGATCTTCTTGAAAAAATAGATGCATTTAATTACTCCGGTGGTAGTCAGGTTCAAGGGTATGAAGCATTAGAAGCACTAAGAGGTCTGGTTTATGCCCCAGTCATGTTAGCTATTCAAGCACAAGTTAACGACCAACTAGTTCATCGGTTAAATCAAGGAACAGTAAGTGGGGTGAAGAGAGCGTTCCTAGCAAATGCACAGTCAAAGGTTCTTCTAGTAGAATTTGATGAACCAATCGCCAAACAAGTCTTACATCATGCAGATGAG is from Radiobacillus kanasensis and encodes:
- a CDS encoding nucleotidyltransferase substrate binding protein — its product is MLIDRNKTSHIYEEAEARLIYEKITKTYNKLLLDLSEVMGEKIGNIVKTE
- a CDS encoding aminotransferase class V-fold PLP-dependent enzyme, which produces MLRTTPLKSLTLEEAQRRQFSLIDVITRHFRGKEILSLGDLGVIKGINRPTYTKKVEDVLAEFFGVERAKLVRGAGTGALRYGFMSFLKPNQKLLVHDAPIYQTTKTTLDSMGVIPVTVDFHKHEEVKSTILNNTDIKGVLIQHTRQRIDDYYDLAEIIHIIKSIKPSLVAITDDNYAAMKVDQVGVQMGADLTTFSLFKLLGPEGIGLVLGRADLLEKIDAFNYSGGSQVQGYEALEALRGLVYAPVMLAIQAQVNDQLVHRLNQGTVSGVKRAFLANAQSKVLLVEFDEPIAKQVLHHADELGAAPNPIGAESKYEFVPMFYKVSGTFLEADPTLVNTMIRINPLRSGPDTVIRILTSSIEQAKKYS
- a CDS encoding phosphotriesterase family protein — encoded protein: MLHDGITYMHEHTTIDLSEVKNNEDCQLDVFSETVKEYKKLYDKGVRNIVDVTNFGMGRNIPFVQEVAEESGINIIFSTGFYQEKFYPIQVFRETREQLAERMIKEITDGIKGTKVKADIIGEIGTSHNKWTEMERKVFEAVVIAHKETSKPITTHTSLGTLGHEQIAFFKEHDVDLNRVIIGHVDLTGDADYILHMLKEGAYVEFDTIGKENYMPDQVRADILKIIQEKGYMDQVLVSMDITRKSHLEYKDGLGYSYLLDTFVPLLERTGITDESIDKLLTKNPITFMKG
- the yhfZ gene encoding GntR family transcriptional regulator YhfZ, which produces MWEKFYSKNGLTAKYIAKELLDVEVGEKIPRVTDYSEKLSIGRGTVQIALELLEELKAIRLEARGHLGTFLMDKDIELLQEIAGISPLVGSMPLPYSRKYEGLATGMVGAFEEMGKKLNMSYMRGGLNRLEAVRTKRSDFAIVSMMTADNSLSKYPNLKIMKKLGENSYVSSHKIFLADVNETVVRSGMTVGVDMDSLDQKELTFSEFEGMDVTYVHINYMQLYDMLDSKKIDAAVWSLDDKRITKTFPSINFQSSKAIKISKDTSEAVIVIDREREEEISEKWGSVEIEKILVFQQEVESGKRIPKY
- a CDS encoding serine hydrolase: MNKKRWLLLCLITIFSIISIPIQSVQAQQQSKKLTHGSPQSVGVDKSELKEIDKIVTQALKEGITPGAVVLVAKDNKIIKESAYGYAYKYDMGQLIHNPKKMTKHTIFDLASITKVMGTTQGIMKLVSEGAISIEDKVVKYLPEFGQMGKENVTIADLLTHTSGLTPWEPTYLYADKPEEVLHYINQLPLEYETGTDRRYSDFSFMTLGFIIEAVTNQRLDEYLEDAIYDPLKMKDTMFNASNKTNKRIAATSWGNAYEYKMIDDPNFGYYVDADADDFTRWRDYTLVGEVNDGNSFYANNGVAGHAGLFSTAKDLAILGQTMLNNGNYGKVTLYDKETIDTFTSPQRFGQGYGWEKNKSWYMGDYHSDRAFGHTGFTGTQIVLDPAYDLQIIVLTNKQHNGPLASGSYPSTGGLAREIADTVYKAINK
- a CDS encoding CAP domain-containing protein, with protein sequence MDRFRKGMVAVFAVLLTFFLATNPVAASNQDTKEVSNDSDQLNIDQLFSWFEVFDFEKLLEWYRAEQQGQTEQQSEETPQEETKVEEPTEENTSGQEESTSVKEGQTEEEKPASSEVHAFEQEVVELTNKERKNQGLKPLELSEEVSKVARAKSQDMVDKNYFSHQSPTYGSPFNMMNEFEINYRTAGENIAKGQRTPAEVVKAWMNSAGHRANILNAEFTHIGVGFVEANGTTYWTQMFIGQ
- a CDS encoding DinB family protein, translated to MKELKIDKIEGFTPQIGHLVSQMNYVRKTTLEAVRDLTTYELDFLPSKDGNSIGALLYHMAAVEKGFQIEIFDGRSPNEQEMAEWGAPYSLGEKGREDIKGYSLEFYISKLEEVRSRTLQKFANLNDDWLYENRLWDNHPSNNYFIWFHVFEDEINHRGQIRMIRKMLSRNV